In Candidatus Chlorohelix allophototropha, the following are encoded in one genomic region:
- a CDS encoding serine/threonine-protein kinase: MSNTYTVVKELQTGYQIDKYILEERLGRGGGGEVWLAHHQNKNLATIKYAIKFLINPGPREQNRFEQEMKILAHLARNPHIIKASDCGEFSATIQEKNSVTKKVIDERKWQKLPFLVMEYAENGDLSSRISKNLSTYEIAGYLEQIAAGLDYAHKEGYIHRDLKPSNLLLDSQYTIKIADFGIAHDENYELTPSNIKLGTPEYMAPEQFFDAKRVGKATDIYSLGVIAFQLLTGKLPFGSRNEGRSYGELENARTKATIPQLKLYKLGLPSGLQTVIDKVLAKEPRNRYQTAGAFATAFRKALVPDKFPPLPDRTEPITPSEQYQVVLPTRRRILSGWLGVTVVSLLIVAGIMTMQALNSNAGNATPTPTSKATTFPVTQTLIDSATPTLLTKATAMLSVTSAITTLPITTVAAPTIAPEPTSTAIPPKLPTPVPIIVLTIAPTSKATTASIPVGLPTPTPGYGGTPPTPTPGYGGAPPTPTPG; this comes from the coding sequence ATGAGTAACACATACACCGTTGTAAAAGAACTGCAAACGGGCTATCAAATTGATAAATACATCCTTGAAGAACGGTTGGGCAGAGGTGGAGGGGGTGAAGTGTGGTTGGCACATCATCAAAACAAAAACTTGGCAACAATAAAATATGCTATCAAGTTCCTTATTAATCCCGGTCCAAGAGAACAAAATCGCTTTGAACAGGAAATGAAAATCCTGGCACATCTTGCCCGCAATCCTCATATTATTAAAGCTAGTGATTGTGGAGAATTCAGCGCAACTATTCAGGAGAAAAATAGTGTCACCAAGAAAGTAATAGACGAGCGGAAGTGGCAAAAATTACCTTTTCTAGTAATGGAATATGCAGAAAATGGTGATCTTTCAAGCAGAATAAGCAAGAATTTATCTACTTATGAAATAGCTGGATATTTAGAGCAAATTGCCGCTGGTTTGGATTATGCCCATAAAGAAGGCTATATTCATCGAGATTTAAAACCGAGCAATCTGCTATTAGATAGTCAATACACTATCAAAATAGCTGACTTCGGGATTGCTCATGATGAGAATTACGAGTTGACACCCTCCAATATCAAATTAGGTACACCAGAGTATATGGCACCTGAGCAATTTTTTGATGCCAAGCGAGTGGGGAAAGCAACGGACATATACAGTTTGGGAGTAATTGCCTTTCAGTTGCTAACCGGGAAGTTGCCCTTTGGTAGCAGAAATGAAGGGCGCAGTTACGGAGAGTTGGAAAATGCACGTACGAAAGCAACAATTCCCCAGCTTAAACTTTACAAACTCGGGCTACCATCTGGATTACAAACAGTTATTGATAAGGTTTTGGCGAAAGAACCGCGTAACCGCTACCAAACAGCAGGAGCTTTTGCAACCGCTTTCAGGAAAGCACTTGTGCCTGATAAATTTCCCCCTCTGCCAGATCGGACTGAACCTATTACTCCTAGCGAGCAATATCAGGTGGTACTTCCCACTCGCAGGCGAATACTCTCGGGATGGTTGGGGGTAACAGTAGTGAGCCTGCTTATAGTAGCTGGGATAATGACTATGCAGGCGCTGAACTCAAACGCGGGAAACGCTACCCCTACGCCAACTTCTAAAGCAACCACTTTTCCCGTAACTCAAACTCTGATTGATAGTGCTACGCCTACTTTGCTTACCAAGGCAACTGCCATGCTGTCCGTTACAAGTGCTATCACCACATTACCAATTACTACAGTAGCGGCTCCAACAATAGCACCAGAGCCAACATCTACCGCTATTCCACCTAAGTTACCGACACCCGTCCCTATTATTGTATTAACAATAGCACCAACTTCAAAGGCAACTACCGCTTCAATACCAGTGGGGTTACCGACACCCACACCGGGATACGGAGGAACGCCACCGACACCCACACCGGGATACGGAGGAGCCCCGCCGACACCCACACCGGGATGA
- a CDS encoding PP2C family protein-serine/threonine phosphatase — MSNDQTKENNRLLLEYAGCTDKGQLREENQDYFKAGEGRWLWEPGYLFVVADGVGGNRGGAVASHLAVESFFERFSELMAEIKPAACLQLSFEAAHQALRVRGEAELEVRGMATTLVAAYCAHNRVYIGSVGDSRLLLLRKGGLNRLTKDHSLVNERLEQGLISISEAPFSPYSHVITRAVGKAETIKPDFFEEDLEEGDWLVLCTDGVYRELSDEEIVQLVTSSPDAQSASGMLVDAANKAGGHDNITALVVRVVKLGKVEPLTSNSDTEQITGLPKKDN; from the coding sequence ATGTCGAATGATCAAACTAAGGAGAATAACCGGTTGCTACTTGAGTATGCCGGTTGTACAGATAAAGGGCAGTTACGCGAGGAGAACCAGGACTATTTCAAGGCAGGCGAAGGGAGGTGGCTGTGGGAACCGGGCTATCTCTTTGTGGTAGCCGATGGGGTGGGCGGTAATAGAGGGGGCGCGGTTGCCAGCCATTTGGCAGTGGAGTCTTTCTTTGAACGCTTCTCCGAGCTGATGGCTGAAATCAAACCGGCTGCCTGTCTGCAACTTTCTTTCGAGGCGGCACATCAGGCGCTTAGGGTACGGGGCGAGGCTGAGCTTGAGGTTAGGGGGATGGCTACTACGCTGGTTGCCGCCTATTGTGCCCACAATCGAGTGTATATTGGTTCAGTCGGGGATAGTCGCCTGCTGCTGTTGCGGAAGGGGGGACTTAATCGCTTGACCAAGGATCATTCTCTGGTGAACGAGCGACTGGAGCAAGGACTGATTTCTATCTCAGAAGCGCCTTTCTCCCCTTACAGTCATGTTATTACCAGAGCGGTGGGCAAGGCTGAGACAATTAAGCCGGATTTCTTTGAAGAAGATTTGGAAGAGGGCGATTGGCTGGTGTTATGCACCGATGGGGTTTACCGGGAATTGAGTGATGAGGAGATAGTGCAGTTGGTTACGAGCAGTCCGGATGCCCAGAGCGCCAGTGGCATGTTGGTGGATGCCGCCAATAAGGCGGGAGGGCACGACAATATTACGGCGCTGGTAGTGAGGGTGGTTAAACTCGGAAAGGTAGAGCCTTTGACCTCAAATTCGGATACCGAGCAGATAACCGGGCTGCCAAAGAAGGATAATTAG
- a CDS encoding bifunctional serine/threonine-protein kinase/formylglycine-generating enzyme family protein, which yields MGGLISPGTVILNKYRVEQEIGRGGFGLVWKATDLALGRPVALKTLLFGETSMDNQYGSGAFDHYLERFKREAKVSGFFTANPNLITVYSLEKDEAGDYFLALEYIEGGSLDDLLQREGRLSVERACAITLELCNALADVHNHPADIVHRDIKPNNILLRVKGQAVLADFGIAQLGHESKLTIVGERHRHPGTPPYMSPEQKESRDYLTPASDLYSLGAVLYEMLTGRLFAKFRRLPPSLENPAISVWLDKAVGKLLEKDPELRYSQAEEVIKDLRVGLGSAPKILQTELITPPPKVMAKKVEPVQKVRVEAPPAPAIKVVEPKTATPEPEIEREMMLREIASPSTNTARRMQIGDRLSEIGDTRRGVGLRENGLPDIAWLAVAPGGRVGIEKQTFEVQPFYIAQYQVTYAQYEAFVQAADGYFNWEWWQGFPKEYQPQKLNEQNQKGVSMPRDRISWYQAVAFGRWLNRQMQGWQFPNSDGGGKQLIVGNNAQVRLPTEWEWQWAAQGGSQKRLYPWGEWQVGYANTDEAGLNRVTAVGMYPQGAAESGALDLSGNLWEWCQNKYDNPKQTAVDESGKRRVLRGGSYNYDPDLASCAYRYRFIPNVGNNNFGFRLVLSSPFAPFDL from the coding sequence ATGGGAGGTCTCATTTCTCCGGGGACGGTTATTCTCAATAAGTACCGGGTTGAGCAAGAAATCGGCAGGGGCGGTTTCGGTTTGGTTTGGAAAGCCACCGACCTTGCTCTAGGTCGTCCGGTGGCGCTCAAAACCCTGCTGTTTGGCGAGACCAGTATGGATAATCAGTACGGTTCCGGCGCTTTTGACCACTATTTGGAACGCTTCAAACGAGAGGCTAAGGTCAGCGGGTTTTTCACCGCCAATCCCAATCTTATTACGGTTTACAGCTTGGAAAAAGATGAAGCCGGGGATTACTTTCTGGCATTGGAATATATTGAGGGCGGTTCACTAGATGATTTGCTCCAGCGGGAGGGAAGGTTATCGGTGGAAAGGGCTTGCGCTATTACCCTCGAATTGTGTAATGCGCTGGCAGATGTGCATAACCACCCGGCGGATATTGTCCACCGGGATATTAAACCTAACAATATCTTGCTACGGGTGAAGGGGCAGGCGGTGCTGGCTGATTTCGGGATAGCCCAACTGGGGCACGAGAGCAAGCTGACTATCGTGGGAGAGCGACATCGTCACCCCGGCACTCCGCCCTACATGTCGCCGGAACAGAAAGAGAGCAGGGATTATCTCACCCCCGCCTCTGATCTGTATTCGTTGGGGGCAGTGCTGTACGAGATGTTAACCGGCAGGTTGTTCGCCAAATTCAGGCGATTGCCGCCCAGTCTGGAGAACCCGGCAATATCCGTTTGGCTGGATAAGGCGGTGGGCAAGCTTTTGGAAAAGGATCCGGAGTTGCGCTACAGCCAAGCGGAGGAGGTAATTAAAGACTTGAGAGTAGGACTAGGATCAGCACCGAAAATTCTACAAACCGAGCTTATTACACCGCCACCTAAGGTTATGGCTAAAAAGGTTGAACCGGTACAAAAGGTGCGGGTTGAAGCGCCACCGGCGCCCGCAATAAAAGTGGTTGAGCCAAAAACTGCCACACCCGAACCTGAAATAGAGCGGGAAATGATGCTGCGGGAAATCGCATCGCCCAGTACAAACACCGCCCGCCGTATGCAAATCGGGGACCGCTTGAGCGAAATCGGCGATACCCGGCGCGGGGTAGGCTTGCGCGAGAATGGACTCCCCGACATTGCATGGTTGGCAGTTGCGCCGGGCGGCAGGGTGGGAATTGAGAAACAGACCTTCGAGGTGCAACCCTTCTACATCGCGCAGTATCAGGTAACCTATGCTCAGTATGAAGCGTTTGTGCAAGCGGCAGACGGCTACTTCAACTGGGAGTGGTGGCAGGGCTTTCCGAAAGAATACCAACCGCAAAAGCTGAACGAGCAAAATCAAAAGGGGGTGAGCATGCCGCGAGACAGAATATCGTGGTATCAGGCGGTAGCCTTCGGGCGGTGGTTGAATCGGCAAATGCAGGGCTGGCAATTTCCGAATTCGGACGGTGGAGGTAAGCAGTTAATAGTGGGCAATAACGCGCAGGTACGGTTGCCAACGGAGTGGGAATGGCAGTGGGCGGCGCAAGGGGGCAGTCAGAAACGGCTATACCCGTGGGGTGAGTGGCAAGTGGGCTACGCCAATACAGATGAAGCGGGTTTGAACCGAGTAACAGCAGTGGGAATGTACCCGCAGGGGGCGGCGGAAAGCGGGGCGCTGGACTTGAGCGGCAACCTGTGGGAATGGTGCCAGAACAAGTACGATAATCCGAAGCAAACGGCAGTGGACGAAAGCGGAAAGAGGCGAGTGTTGCGGGGCGGGTCTTACAACTACGATCCTGATCTTGCATCCTGTGCATACCGCTACCGCTTCATTCCGAACGTCGGTAACAACAATTTTGGTTTTCGGTTGGTGTTGTCATCACCTTTCGCGCCCTTTGATCTCTGA
- the tnpC gene encoding IS66 family transposase, producing the protein MTLEEQLAQLQNDYAQLEAKAASQAALIAQLIERIQTLEARLSQDSHNSSKPPSSDGFKRSPKKRSLRKSSGKKPGGQPGHEGQALKQSENPDTVIAHLPTTCEKCQTDLTKEAALPHFEPRQVFELPTQLKLHVTEHRTYSKKCPTCQTVTKAKFPQSVKNWVQYGPGFRALAVYLITYQLLPYARVCELLNEIYSESLSPGSLVNMIAECYEQLAEPEKTIKTALTQVKVLHCDETGLYVEGKRHWLHVASTPHLTHYAHHLRRGSKATDEIGILPAFQGAAIHDGWSNYLRYACTHGLCNAHHLRELAFVYEQLKQAWAAEFTTLLVDLKEEVEVARARSETSLSSARLAHFEERYQQLIAQGLAANPPPQGGWPCGKRGKPRQSKPKNLLDRLDKQRHQVLLFAYRFDVPFDNNLAERDIRMVKVQQKVSGCFRSQEGASFFCRIRGYLSTMKKQGENLLVALLDTFCGQPPLPKLLV; encoded by the coding sequence ATGACATTAGAAGAGCAATTAGCCCAACTTCAAAACGATTACGCCCAACTTGAAGCTAAAGCCGCTTCACAGGCAGCTTTGATTGCCCAACTGATAGAACGTATTCAAACCCTTGAAGCCCGGCTCTCTCAAGATAGCCATAATTCTTCCAAACCGCCTTCTTCCGACGGGTTTAAGCGCTCGCCCAAAAAACGCAGCTTGCGCAAATCCAGCGGTAAGAAACCGGGTGGTCAACCTGGTCACGAGGGTCAGGCTCTTAAACAAAGCGAAAACCCGGATACAGTGATTGCGCATCTGCCCACCACCTGTGAAAAGTGCCAGACTGACTTAACCAAAGAAGCAGCGCTACCTCACTTCGAGCCTCGTCAGGTTTTTGAGCTGCCTACTCAACTCAAACTGCACGTCACCGAACACCGCACTTACAGCAAAAAGTGTCCTACTTGTCAGACTGTTACCAAAGCCAAATTCCCGCAGTCCGTCAAGAATTGGGTGCAATACGGACCTGGGTTTCGGGCTCTGGCAGTTTACCTGATCACTTATCAACTGCTGCCTTATGCCCGGGTGTGCGAGCTACTTAATGAAATCTACAGCGAAAGTCTTTCACCCGGCAGTTTGGTCAATATGATAGCGGAGTGCTACGAGCAATTGGCTGAGCCAGAAAAAACCATCAAGACAGCGCTTACCCAGGTCAAAGTGTTACATTGCGATGAAACCGGGTTGTACGTAGAAGGCAAGCGCCACTGGTTGCACGTAGCCAGCACACCACATTTAACCCACTATGCTCACCATTTACGGCGAGGTAGTAAAGCCACAGACGAGATTGGGATTTTACCGGCTTTCCAGGGCGCAGCGATCCACGATGGTTGGTCTAACTATCTGCGCTATGCCTGTACCCACGGTCTGTGTAACGCCCATCATCTCAGGGAACTTGCTTTTGTCTACGAACAACTCAAGCAGGCGTGGGCGGCTGAGTTCACCACCCTTCTTGTGGACTTGAAAGAAGAAGTGGAAGTCGCCAGGGCTAGGTCTGAAACCAGTTTAAGCAGTGCACGGTTAGCGCATTTCGAAGAGCGCTACCAGCAATTGATCGCACAGGGTCTGGCAGCTAATCCTCCTCCCCAGGGTGGTTGGCCTTGTGGAAAACGGGGCAAGCCCCGGCAGAGCAAGCCTAAGAACTTACTGGATCGGCTGGATAAACAGCGTCATCAAGTGCTGCTGTTTGCCTACCGTTTTGATGTGCCTTTTGATAACAATCTGGCCGAGCGTGATATTCGGATGGTTAAAGTGCAACAAAAGGTTTCAGGTTGTTTTCGCAGCCAGGAAGGTGCCAGCTTCTTTTGTCGGATAAGAGGCTACCTTTCCACCATGAAAAAGCAAGGTGAAAACTTGTTGGTTGCGCTCCTTGACACTTTTTGTGGGCAACCTCCCCTTCCCAAGCTTTTGGTCTGA